One Mycobacteroides abscessus ATCC 19977 genomic window carries:
- a CDS encoding GAF domain-containing protein, protein MSRDWMLLETLGDEPTVIAIGSQARNLAPLESVLRRNRHRPLIEAAIADCRRTGEVTAAFTPARDRVVHVHPISMDKANIHGVHVWFGPVDVDPPPRPLAGACLGDLDTSLTTLTAEYFEVMGFDPQNRSERQAIAEGLAPVLPSPRNTELMAHVVNPELDSTFCGTCLAADHQGNTLQVHYAGRASKETDPAGAVARINRIICTRVENRPAEPRVGLAQQILEAVATPGVHRLLMNVDTFAVLKWIDEPYPDLAWRYNPDRPETIHPDDEASARRMRDELRAGSTTGVLRVRAISGGWLRLRASATKFALRDNAFAALVTLAPAPAVDAEA, encoded by the coding sequence ATGTCACGCGATTGGATGCTGCTAGAGACCCTGGGCGACGAACCCACGGTCATAGCCATCGGATCGCAGGCGCGCAACCTGGCGCCGCTCGAGTCCGTGCTGCGCCGCAACCGGCACCGGCCGCTCATCGAGGCCGCGATCGCCGACTGCCGGCGCACAGGTGAGGTCACGGCAGCCTTCACGCCCGCGCGTGATCGCGTCGTGCACGTGCATCCGATATCCATGGACAAGGCCAACATCCACGGCGTGCACGTCTGGTTCGGCCCGGTCGACGTCGACCCGCCGCCACGCCCCCTGGCCGGGGCCTGTCTGGGCGACCTGGATACTTCCCTGACGACGCTGACCGCGGAATACTTCGAGGTCATGGGTTTCGACCCGCAGAACAGATCCGAGCGGCAAGCCATTGCCGAAGGGCTGGCGCCCGTGCTGCCGAGCCCGCGGAACACCGAGCTGATGGCACACGTGGTGAACCCTGAACTTGATTCCACCTTCTGTGGGACCTGTCTGGCGGCGGACCACCAGGGGAACACCTTGCAAGTGCACTACGCCGGGCGGGCATCCAAGGAGACCGATCCGGCGGGAGCGGTGGCTCGCATCAACAGAATCATCTGCACCCGGGTGGAGAATCGTCCTGCCGAGCCTCGGGTGGGATTGGCGCAGCAGATTCTGGAAGCGGTCGCCACGCCTGGCGTGCACCGGCTGTTGATGAATGTCGACACCTTCGCCGTACTCAAATGGATTGACGAGCCGTACCCGGATCTGGCGTGGCGTTACAACCCGGACCGGCCCGAAACCATCCACCCCGACGACGAAGCGTCGGCACGGCGGATGCGCGACGAGCTGCGGGCCGGCTCAACCACCGGAGTGTTGCGGGTGCGGGCCATCTCCGGCGGGTGGTTGCGACTGCGTGCGTCTGCGACGAAGTTCGCATTGCGCGACAACGCTTTTGCCGCACTTGTCACCCTGGCACCAGCGCCCGCGGTAGATGCGGAGGCATAG
- a CDS encoding adenosine deaminase: MTAELDLVSITQAPKALLHDHLDGGLRPGTVLDLARETGYENLPAQDETALASWFRTAADSGSLEQYLETFAHTVGVMQTASALHRVAAECVEDLAADGVVYAEVRFAPELHIDAGLTLDDVMDAVLAGFADGERQASAAGKRIKVRTLVTAMRHAARSREIAELAVKFRDRGAVGFDIAGAEAGYPPTRHLDAFEYMRNANSRFTIHAGEGFGLPSIHEAIAFCGADRLGHGVRIVDDIDIGPDGTAHLGRLSSLLRDKRVPLELCPSSNVQTGAVESLADHPFDLLARLRFRVTVNTDNRLMSDTTMSREMLRLVETFGYGWSDLQRFTINAMKSAFIPFDERLAIIDDVIKPGYAVLIG, from the coding sequence GTGACGGCCGAACTTGATTTGGTGTCAATCACCCAGGCTCCCAAAGCGCTACTGCATGATCATCTGGACGGGGGTTTGCGACCAGGCACCGTCCTGGACCTAGCCCGCGAAACCGGGTACGAAAACCTGCCGGCGCAGGACGAAACCGCCCTGGCCTCATGGTTCCGGACCGCCGCCGACAGTGGCTCGCTGGAGCAGTATCTGGAGACCTTTGCACACACGGTGGGTGTCATGCAGACGGCGTCCGCGCTGCATCGCGTGGCCGCCGAATGCGTCGAAGACCTCGCCGCCGATGGCGTGGTGTACGCCGAGGTCCGCTTTGCGCCGGAGCTGCACATCGACGCTGGCCTCACTCTTGACGACGTCATGGATGCCGTGCTGGCCGGGTTCGCCGACGGGGAGCGGCAAGCCAGTGCCGCGGGCAAGCGCATCAAGGTGCGTACCTTGGTCACCGCGATGCGGCACGCCGCGCGATCACGGGAGATCGCCGAGCTGGCCGTGAAGTTCCGCGACCGGGGTGCCGTCGGGTTCGACATCGCCGGCGCCGAGGCCGGATATCCGCCGACCCGTCATCTGGACGCCTTCGAGTACATGCGGAACGCCAACTCCCGGTTCACGATCCATGCCGGCGAGGGATTCGGATTGCCCTCGATCCATGAGGCGATCGCCTTCTGCGGTGCCGACCGGCTGGGCCACGGGGTGCGCATCGTCGACGACATCGACATCGGCCCCGACGGCACGGCACATTTGGGCAGACTCTCCTCGCTGCTGCGCGACAAGCGGGTGCCGTTAGAACTGTGCCCGAGTTCGAATGTGCAGACCGGTGCTGTCGAAAGCCTGGCCGACCATCCCTTCGATCTGCTGGCGCGATTGCGGTTCCGGGTGACGGTGAACACCGACAACCGGCTGATGAGCGACACCACGATGAGCCGCGAGATGCTGCGCCTGGTCGAGACGTTCGGGTACGGCTGGAGCGATCTGCAGCGATTCACCATCAACGCGATGAAGTCCGCCTTCATCCCGTTCGATGAGCGGTTGGCCATCATCGATGACGTGATCAAGCCCGGGTACGCGGTCCTGATCGGCTAG
- a CDS encoding thymidine phosphorylase, with protein MANTYAFDMPSIIATKRDGAELSPAAIDWLIGQYTSGDIGEEQVAALLMAIYLRGMNGAETAAWTAAILASGERLDLSGLSRPTVDKHSTGGVGDKISLPLVAVVAACGAAVPQLSGRGLGHTGGTLDKLESVAGIRVDLSNDQIRQQLSDVGAVICAAGASLAPADRKLYALRDITGTVESIPLIAGSIMGKKLAEGTAALVLDVKVGAGAFMKSEQRARELASAMVDLGTAHGVATSALLTAMDTPLGATAGNAVEVQESLDVLAGGGPEDVVALTVTLAREMLAAAGIDGKDPAATLTDGTAMDVFRTMIHAQGGDLAVPLPLGQCQETVLAPVGGVMRRIDAMPVGIAAWRLGAGRSRPGEAVQHGAGVRIHRRPGEAVVAGEPLFTLYTDTQERLPAALDALEGGWEIGAAPTATPLIIDRLPV; from the coding sequence ATGGCAAATACATATGCCTTCGATATGCCGTCGATCATCGCCACCAAGCGGGACGGCGCGGAGCTGAGCCCGGCCGCCATCGATTGGCTGATTGGCCAGTACACCAGCGGCGACATCGGTGAGGAACAGGTCGCGGCTCTGCTGATGGCGATTTATCTGCGCGGCATGAACGGCGCCGAGACGGCGGCGTGGACAGCGGCGATCCTGGCGTCCGGCGAGCGGCTGGACCTGTCCGGGTTGTCCCGGCCGACCGTCGACAAGCACTCCACCGGCGGAGTGGGCGACAAGATCAGCTTGCCGCTGGTCGCGGTGGTCGCGGCCTGCGGAGCGGCAGTTCCACAGCTTTCCGGGCGTGGCCTCGGACACACCGGCGGCACCCTCGACAAGCTCGAATCCGTTGCGGGTATCCGTGTCGATCTCTCCAATGACCAGATACGTCAGCAGCTTTCCGACGTGGGAGCGGTGATCTGCGCGGCCGGGGCGTCATTGGCGCCCGCCGACCGAAAGCTCTACGCGCTGCGGGATATCACCGGCACCGTCGAGTCGATTCCGCTCATCGCCGGGTCGATCATGGGTAAGAAGCTGGCGGAAGGTACCGCCGCGCTGGTTCTGGACGTCAAGGTCGGCGCGGGCGCGTTCATGAAATCCGAACAGCGCGCTCGTGAATTGGCCTCGGCGATGGTCGATCTGGGTACCGCGCACGGGGTGGCCACCAGCGCCCTGCTGACCGCGATGGACACCCCATTGGGAGCCACCGCGGGAAACGCGGTCGAGGTGCAGGAATCGCTCGACGTGCTGGCTGGGGGAGGGCCCGAGGATGTTGTCGCGCTCACCGTGACGCTGGCCCGCGAGATGCTTGCGGCGGCCGGGATCGACGGCAAGGATCCGGCCGCGACGCTGACCGACGGCACCGCCATGGACGTGTTCCGCACGATGATCCACGCGCAGGGCGGTGACCTCGCCGTGCCACTACCGCTGGGGCAGTGTCAGGAGACCGTGCTGGCCCCGGTCGGTGGTGTCATGCGCCGTATCGACGCGATGCCTGTCGGGATCGCGGCCTGGCGCCTAGGTGCCGGACGCAGCCGCCCGGGGGAGGCGGTGCAGCACGGTGCCGGGGTGCGCATTCACCGTCGGCCGGGGGAGGCGGTGGTAGCCGGAGAACCACTGTTCACGCTGTATACCGACACCCAGGAGCGATTGCCCGCCGCGCTCGACGCGCTGGAAGGTGGGTGGGAGATCGGTGCGGCACCGACCGCTACCCCCCTCATCATCGATAGACTTCCGGTGTGA
- a CDS encoding cytidine deaminase produces MKIEWNELRDKAYAVTKHAYAPYSKYPVGAAALVDDGRVISGCNVENVSYGLGLCAECSVVCALFSSGGGRLMALSCVDSRGEPLMPCGRCRQLLLEHGGPDLLIDHADGPRRLAQLLPDAFGPDDLDRGRI; encoded by the coding sequence GTGAAAATCGAATGGAATGAATTGCGGGACAAGGCATATGCCGTGACCAAGCACGCATACGCGCCGTATTCGAAGTATCCGGTGGGTGCCGCGGCGCTCGTCGACGACGGCCGGGTGATCTCCGGCTGCAATGTGGAGAATGTCTCATATGGGCTAGGTCTCTGTGCGGAGTGTTCTGTGGTGTGTGCCCTGTTCTCCAGCGGGGGCGGGCGGTTGATGGCGCTCTCCTGCGTTGATTCCCGCGGTGAGCCGCTGATGCCCTGCGGCCGGTGTCGTCAGCTACTTCTCGAGCATGGTGGTCCGGACCTGCTGATCGACCATGCTGATGGTCCGCGACGCCTGGCGCAGCTGCTACCGGATGCCTTCGGGCCCGACGACTTGGACCGGGGGCGCATCTGA
- the sdhC gene encoding succinate dehydrogenase, cytochrome b556 subunit, whose protein sequence is MWSWVLHRITGATIFFFLFVHVLDTALVRVSPESYNSVIETYKTPIVGLMELGLVAAVLYHALNGVRVILVDFWSKGPRYQRLMLWIIGAVWFVVMVPAVTRILMHMAERFL, encoded by the coding sequence ATGTGGTCCTGGGTCCTGCATCGCATTACCGGTGCCACGATTTTCTTCTTCCTCTTTGTCCACGTCTTGGATACCGCGCTCGTGCGGGTTAGCCCCGAGTCCTACAACTCGGTGATCGAGACCTACAAGACCCCGATCGTGGGCCTGATGGAGCTCGGTCTGGTCGCGGCGGTGCTGTACCACGCGCTGAACGGCGTCCGAGTCATCCTCGTCGATTTCTGGTCCAAGGGCCCGCGTTATCAGCGCCTGATGCTGTGGATCATCGGCGCGGTCTGGTTCGTGGTGATGGTTCCCGCAGTGACCCGGATTCTCATGCACATGGCGGAGCGTTTCCTATGA
- a CDS encoding succinate dehydrogenase hydrophobic membrane anchor subunit, protein MTTPQTGSHTSVRASGRPAPVLERNYDRPAALDNPRAPRRGSGMPNFEKYAWIFMRLSGVVLIFLALGHLFIMLMWDNGVYRLDFNFVAQRWASPFWQTWDLLMLWLAQLHGGNGMRTIIADYTRKDSTRFWLNCLLALSIIFTVVLGTYVLLTFNPNIG, encoded by the coding sequence ATGACAACTCCTCAGACCGGTTCGCACACGAGCGTTCGCGCCAGCGGCCGCCCCGCTCCCGTGCTGGAGCGCAACTATGACCGCCCTGCGGCACTGGACAATCCGCGCGCACCCCGACGGGGTTCGGGCATGCCCAACTTCGAGAAGTACGCGTGGATCTTCATGCGGCTCTCGGGCGTCGTCCTGATCTTCTTGGCGCTGGGCCACCTGTTCATCATGCTGATGTGGGACAACGGCGTGTACCGCCTCGACTTCAATTTCGTGGCGCAACGCTGGGCAAGCCCGTTCTGGCAGACCTGGGACCTGCTGATGCTGTGGCTGGCTCAGCTGCACGGCGGTAACGGCATGCGCACGATCATCGCCGACTACACCCGCAAGGATTCGACCCGGTTCTGGCTCAATTGCTTGCTGGCACTGTCGATCATCTTCACGGTTGTGCTCGGCACGTACGTCCTGCTGACCTTCAACCCGAACATCGGTTAG
- the sdhA gene encoding succinate dehydrogenase flavoprotein subunit — MIQEHRYDVVIIGAGGAGMRAAVEAGPRARTAVLTKLYPTRSHTGAAQGGMCAALANVEEDNWEWHTFDTVKGGDYLADQDAVEIMCKEAIDAVLDLEKMGMPFNRTPQGRIDQRRFGGHTRDHGKAPVRRACYAADRTGHMILQTLYQNCVKHDVEFFNEFYALDIALTETPNGPVATGVVAYELATGDIHVFHAKAIVFATGGSGRMYKTTSNAHTLTGDGLGIVFRKGLPLEDMEFHQFHPTGLAGLGILISEAVRGEGGRLLNADGERFMERYAPTIVDLAPRDIVARSMVLEVLEGRGAGPNKDYVYIDVRHLGADVLEAKLPDITEFARTYLGVDPVTELVPVYPTCHYVMGGIPTNIHGQVLRDNDNVVPGLYAAGECACVSVHGANRLGTNSLLDINVFGRRAGIAAAEYAEAHDFIDLPENPATMVTEWVADVLSEHGDERVADIRTELQQSMDNNAAVFRTEDTLKQALNDIHALKERYSRITVHDKGKRYNSDLLEAIELGFLLELAEVTVVGALNRKESRGGHAREDYPNRDDTNYMRHTMAYKQGAELLSDIRLDYKPVVQTRYEPMERKY; from the coding sequence ATCATTCAGGAACATCGGTACGACGTTGTCATCATCGGCGCGGGCGGTGCGGGTATGCGCGCCGCCGTGGAGGCCGGACCCCGAGCTCGTACTGCGGTACTGACCAAGCTGTACCCGACACGTAGCCACACCGGGGCAGCCCAGGGCGGCATGTGCGCCGCGCTGGCCAACGTCGAAGAAGACAACTGGGAATGGCACACCTTCGACACCGTCAAGGGTGGCGACTACCTCGCCGACCAGGATGCCGTGGAGATCATGTGCAAGGAGGCGATCGACGCCGTCCTCGATCTCGAAAAGATGGGTATGCCGTTCAACCGGACACCCCAGGGCAGAATCGATCAGCGCCGCTTCGGTGGCCACACTCGCGATCACGGTAAGGCGCCGGTACGCCGGGCCTGCTACGCCGCTGACCGCACCGGGCACATGATCCTGCAGACGCTGTACCAAAACTGCGTCAAGCACGATGTCGAGTTCTTCAACGAGTTCTACGCACTGGACATCGCACTCACCGAGACGCCGAACGGCCCGGTGGCCACCGGCGTCGTCGCCTACGAGCTGGCGACCGGCGATATCCACGTGTTCCACGCCAAGGCAATTGTTTTCGCCACCGGCGGCTCGGGCCGTATGTACAAGACCACCTCCAACGCGCACACCCTGACCGGCGACGGCCTGGGCATCGTGTTCCGCAAGGGACTTCCGTTGGAGGACATGGAATTCCACCAGTTCCACCCGACAGGCCTTGCCGGCCTGGGAATTCTGATCTCCGAAGCCGTCCGTGGGGAGGGTGGCCGTCTGCTCAACGCCGACGGCGAGCGCTTCATGGAGCGCTATGCCCCCACCATCGTTGACCTCGCGCCTCGCGACATCGTCGCGCGGTCAATGGTTCTCGAAGTGCTCGAAGGCCGCGGCGCCGGACCGAACAAGGACTACGTCTACATTGACGTGCGTCATCTCGGTGCGGACGTGCTGGAAGCCAAGCTGCCGGACATCACCGAATTCGCGCGCACCTACCTGGGCGTCGACCCGGTGACCGAGCTGGTTCCGGTGTACCCCACCTGCCACTACGTGATGGGCGGTATCCCGACCAACATCCACGGCCAGGTGCTACGCGACAACGACAACGTGGTTCCCGGCCTGTACGCGGCCGGCGAATGCGCCTGCGTGTCGGTGCACGGCGCCAACCGGCTGGGCACCAACTCGCTGCTGGACATCAACGTGTTCGGTCGGCGGGCGGGCATCGCCGCGGCCGAGTACGCCGAGGCCCACGACTTCATCGATCTACCGGAGAACCCGGCGACGATGGTCACCGAATGGGTGGCGGACGTGCTGTCCGAGCACGGCGACGAGCGGGTGGCCGACATCCGCACCGAGCTGCAGCAGTCGATGGACAACAATGCCGCGGTGTTCCGTACCGAAGACACCCTCAAGCAGGCGCTCAACGACATCCACGCGCTGAAGGAGCGGTACAGCCGAATCACGGTGCACGACAAGGGCAAGCGCTACAACAGCGACCTGCTTGAGGCCATCGAGCTCGGCTTCCTGCTCGAGCTCGCCGAGGTGACCGTGGTGGGCGCGCTCAACCGCAAGGAATCGCGTGGCGGCCACGCCCGCGAGGACTACCCCAACCGCGACGACACCAACTACATGCGACACACCATGGCGTACAAGCAGGGTGCCGAGCTGCTGTCCGACATCCGGCTGGACTACAAGCCCGTTGTCCAGACCCGGTACGAGCCGATGGAACGGAAGTACTGA
- a CDS encoding succinate dehydrogenase iron-sulfur subunit: protein MTAVIEKAEAGDPPLPPVPEGAVMVDLKIQRFNPEDPDAAGWQTFRVPCLPTDRLLNLLLYVKGYLDGTLTFRRSCAHGVCGSDAMRINGVNRLACKVLMRDLLPKNPKKTLTITIEPIRGLPVEKDLVVNMEPFFDAYRAVKPFMITSGNQPTREYIQSQTDRARFDDTTKCILCACCTTSCPVFWSDGSYFGPAAIVNAHRFIFDSRDEAAAERLDILNDVDGVWRCRTTFNCTDACPRGIEVTKAIQEVKRALMFAR, encoded by the coding sequence ATGACTGCGGTTATCGAGAAAGCCGAAGCAGGCGACCCGCCGCTGCCTCCGGTCCCCGAGGGCGCGGTCATGGTGGATCTGAAGATCCAGCGTTTCAACCCCGAGGATCCCGACGCCGCGGGATGGCAGACGTTCCGGGTACCCTGCCTGCCCACGGACCGGCTGTTGAACCTGCTGCTGTATGTGAAGGGCTACCTGGATGGCACCCTGACCTTCCGCCGGTCGTGCGCACATGGTGTGTGCGGTTCGGACGCCATGCGGATCAACGGTGTGAACCGGCTGGCCTGCAAGGTGCTGATGCGGGACCTGCTGCCCAAGAATCCCAAGAAGACGCTCACCATCACCATCGAGCCGATCCGCGGCCTTCCCGTGGAGAAGGACCTCGTGGTCAACATGGAGCCCTTCTTCGACGCCTACCGCGCGGTGAAGCCGTTCATGATCACCAGCGGCAACCAGCCCACGCGCGAGTACATCCAGAGCCAGACCGACCGTGCGCGCTTCGATGACACCACCAAATGCATCCTGTGTGCCTGCTGCACCACCAGCTGCCCGGTGTTCTGGAGCGACGGAAGCTACTTCGGCCCGGCCGCAATCGTCAACGCACACCGGTTCATCTTCGACAGCCGCGACGAGGCTGCCGCGGAGCGCCTGGACATCCTCAACGACGTCGACGGGGTGTGGCGCTGCCGCACCACGTTCAACTGCACCGACGCCTGCCCGCGCGGCATCGAGGTGACCAAGGCGATCCAGGAGGTCAAGCGCGCCCTGATGTTCGCGCGCTGA
- a CDS encoding carboxymuconolactone decarboxylase family protein codes for MTTTSRIAPIAPPNASLLTRFMYRVTKRRYGQVPEPFTVIAHHRKLMVAAAVHEQMLGSASQVLPTSVRELAVFWTARTVGCSWCVDFGSMLQRLDGLDVDRLKAIDDYATSPLYTEDERVAIAYADAMTGNPHDITDEQVEDLRRRFGDAGVIELTYQIGVENMRARTYAALGITEQGFNSGDACRVPWAASPDPMGT; via the coding sequence ATGACCACTACATCACGTATCGCTCCGATCGCCCCACCGAACGCCTCGCTGCTTACCCGCTTCATGTACCGGGTGACCAAGCGGCGCTATGGCCAAGTGCCCGAGCCCTTTACGGTGATCGCCCATCATCGCAAGCTAATGGTGGCGGCCGCCGTGCACGAGCAGATGCTGGGCAGCGCATCGCAGGTGCTGCCGACGAGCGTGCGGGAACTTGCGGTGTTCTGGACCGCTCGCACGGTGGGCTGCTCATGGTGCGTCGACTTCGGCTCCATGCTGCAGCGCCTCGACGGCTTGGATGTGGACCGTCTCAAGGCTATCGACGACTACGCGACCTCACCGCTCTACACCGAGGACGAACGGGTCGCCATCGCGTACGCCGATGCCATGACCGGCAACCCGCACGACATCACCGACGAACAGGTCGAGGATCTGCGGCGCCGGTTCGGCGATGCCGGGGTCATCGAACTGACCTATCAGATCGGTGTCGAGAACATGCGCGCCCGCACCTACGCAGCATTGGGAATTACCGAGCAGGGCTTCAACTCCGGTGATGCCTGCCGGGTTCCCTGGGCCGCCTCCCCTGACCCGATGGGCACCTAG
- a CDS encoding sigma-70 family RNA polymerase sigma factor, translating into MVVRAGDRTDEFEALRPRLQAVAYRLTGSVADAEDIVQDAWLRLYSTTAEIEDLAAWLTTVVSRLGLDRLRSAVYRRETYVGEWLPEPVVTGLDGDDPLAALVASEDARFAAMVVLDRLAPDQRVAFVLHDGFSVPFKQIADILGISDAAARQLASRARRMVTATPEPVADAEHNEVVGELLEALMSGSVEAVVRLLHPDVTMTGDSDGKAPTAVRVIHGPDKVARFLLGLMERYGPQMTQAINPALVNGQFGMYLTETDTDPNFRPVLPRVSAFTVRDGRVLAVWDVSNPDKFSGTPLREA; encoded by the coding sequence ATGGTGGTTCGAGCAGGCGATCGCACCGATGAGTTCGAGGCGTTGCGCCCGCGACTGCAGGCGGTGGCCTACCGGCTCACCGGCAGTGTCGCCGACGCCGAAGACATCGTGCAGGATGCCTGGTTGCGCCTGTATTCCACGACCGCGGAGATCGAGGACTTGGCGGCTTGGTTGACCACGGTGGTCTCTCGGCTCGGCTTGGATCGGCTGAGATCGGCCGTCTACCGCAGAGAAACCTATGTGGGGGAATGGCTTCCGGAGCCGGTGGTCACCGGCCTGGACGGCGATGATCCCCTGGCGGCGTTGGTGGCCAGCGAGGACGCGCGTTTCGCTGCCATGGTGGTGCTGGATCGGCTAGCACCCGATCAGCGGGTCGCCTTCGTTCTGCATGACGGATTTTCGGTACCGTTCAAGCAGATTGCCGACATCCTCGGCATCAGCGATGCGGCTGCGCGTCAGCTGGCCTCGCGTGCGCGGCGCATGGTGACCGCCACCCCTGAGCCGGTGGCCGATGCCGAACACAACGAGGTGGTGGGCGAGCTGCTGGAGGCCCTCATGTCCGGGAGTGTGGAAGCCGTTGTGCGGCTGCTGCATCCGGATGTGACGATGACGGGTGATTCCGACGGCAAGGCTCCGACCGCGGTGCGCGTGATACACGGCCCCGACAAGGTGGCGCGTTTCCTGCTCGGGCTGATGGAGCGCTACGGCCCACAGATGACGCAGGCGATCAACCCGGCGTTGGTGAACGGGCAGTTCGGCATGTACCTGACCGAGACAGACACCGATCCGAATTTCAGACCGGTGCTGCCCCGGGTGAGCGCGTTCACCGTGCGCGACGGGCGGGTGCTGGCGGTCTGGGATGTGAGCAATCCCGACAAGTTCTCCGGCACTCCGCTGCGTGAGGCCTAG
- a CDS encoding tetratricopeptide repeat protein: MLLDIGRAADAKRYVEEALAADPDNTALRILLVRCLIAADQERVALPVVDRLVAESPEWDYLYRLRAIVLTGLGKSAEATRAARRAVALGAEDAWNYYQLAVVLNNAAGRALSGSETKAKKQEAARKAAERAVALQPEEPAFHRIIGFLYTEPEYRDIRERAWRKTLELDPEDTTAMTELARDEAMRSLRSSGLRTMRRALQIDPQRAPNVRLVVATALHRALLLPLVLTVPSGSTTIILAVDWLPETWWSRALPVGFSAASLLLLTEALLRVRSSLRAMFARTVKLVGWFVGWIVVASALPILWLVTRHPAVMVGVALVLIPGVGLVAGLAWIGIKWVLKLCQGSLSDKPGPRWDAYLDNQLGSMGNPPRKSQTPQQRKIRSRIWMIFIVGFVLVRAVACVASGAHHNPLPATNNSHVSAGDYARQLQIGRCAQATGDRVWSPITITDCADPRAVFRVATLSTPTCPNAAYYQYLSGGSAFSTPCLAKNLREAMCYQWPGYGSGRTLDLSAKNVPCGDPRAHLKVEKRVDGQGPLVCPPSQTMETFPVPAPGVAYCLSDPNP; encoded by the coding sequence ATGCTTCTCGACATCGGCCGCGCAGCCGATGCGAAACGTTACGTTGAAGAGGCGTTGGCGGCGGATCCTGACAACACGGCGCTGCGGATTCTGCTTGTCCGCTGTCTGATTGCCGCAGACCAAGAAAGGGTCGCGCTGCCGGTGGTGGACCGGCTGGTCGCCGAGAGTCCAGAATGGGACTATCTGTACAGGTTGCGCGCTATCGTACTCACCGGATTGGGCAAGTCTGCCGAGGCAACTAGGGCCGCCAGGCGCGCAGTGGCACTGGGTGCCGAGGACGCCTGGAACTATTACCAGCTCGCAGTCGTGCTCAACAACGCCGCTGGCCGTGCGTTATCAGGCTCTGAAACGAAGGCGAAAAAGCAGGAGGCTGCGCGTAAAGCTGCCGAACGTGCCGTAGCACTGCAGCCGGAGGAGCCTGCGTTTCATCGGATCATCGGCTTTCTGTACACCGAACCCGAGTATCGCGATATCCGCGAAAGAGCTTGGCGCAAAACGCTTGAGCTGGACCCGGAAGACACGACAGCCATGACGGAGCTGGCGCGGGACGAAGCCATGCGTTCGTTGCGAAGCTCTGGACTCCGCACGATGCGCCGGGCGCTACAGATTGACCCGCAACGCGCTCCGAACGTTCGGCTGGTAGTGGCGACAGCGCTCCATCGTGCGTTGCTGCTTCCGCTGGTACTCACTGTCCCCAGCGGGAGCACGACGATCATTCTGGCCGTTGATTGGCTCCCAGAGACCTGGTGGTCCAGGGCCCTGCCCGTCGGATTTTCAGCTGCGAGCCTGCTACTACTGACAGAGGCCCTGTTGAGGGTGCGTTCGTCACTGCGCGCCATGTTCGCAAGGACCGTGAAGCTGGTCGGCTGGTTTGTTGGATGGATTGTGGTCGCCAGCGCGCTGCCGATCCTTTGGCTCGTAACGCGACATCCCGCTGTGATGGTTGGTGTAGCACTGGTGCTCATTCCGGGAGTTGGGCTGGTCGCGGGATTAGCATGGATCGGGATCAAGTGGGTACTCAAGCTCTGTCAAGGCAGCCTCTCGGATAAGCCGGGCCCGAGGTGGGATGCATATCTGGATAATCAGCTGGGCTCCATGGGGAACCCGCCTCGGAAGTCGCAAACTCCGCAACAACGCAAGATCAGGTCCAGGATTTGGATGATCTTCATTGTCGGGTTCGTCTTGGTCCGGGCCGTTGCCTGCGTCGCAAGCGGAGCGCATCATAATCCACTGCCCGCCACCAACAATTCCCATGTCAGCGCGGGTGATTACGCCAGACAGCTCCAGATCGGACGGTGCGCCCAGGCCACGGGCGACCGCGTATGGTCACCGATCACCATCACAGACTGCGCCGACCCTCGTGCGGTATTCCGGGTGGCGACCCTGTCAACGCCAACATGTCCGAACGCTGCCTATTACCAGTATTTATCTGGAGGATCAGCGTTCTCAACACCGTGCCTGGCAAAGAATCTTCGGGAAGCAATGTGCTACCAGTGGCCCGGCTACGGTTCAGGTAGGACACTTGACCTCTCTGCGAAGAACGTGCCCTGCGGCGATCCCCGGGCGCACCTCAAAGTTGAGAAACGAGTTGATGGTCAAGGGCCTTTGGTCTGTCCGCCGAGCCAGACAATGGAAACGTTTCCCGTTCCGGCACCGGGCGTCGCCTATTGCTTGAGCGATCCCAATCCGTAA